The region GCGGCCTCGGCGATCTGCTGCGCGAGGGAGGTGCCGTCGGGGGTGACCAGCCCGGTGGCAGTGGGGTTGAAAGGGTTGGTGATGTCGACGATGACCTTGTCGGCCAGTGCGCCCCCGTAGCGGCTGACGACCGGCGCGGCGCTGGTGGCGGGCACGGCGAGGATCACGATGTCTCCGGCCGGGGCGGCGCCGATCTTCCCCGCGGTGGCGCCGCGGCCGAGCGCGCCGACCACGTCGGCGGTCTTGACCGCGTCGCGGCCGATGAGCTCGACGGCGTTGCCGCCATCGAGCGCGCGGGCGCCGAGAACGCGGGCCATGTGGCCCAGGCCGATGATGCTGATGTCGCTCATGGTGAGTGCTCTTTTCCTTGCTGCTGTTGGGTACTTGTGCCGCTTCCAACAGCCAGGGCGGTGCGGGTCCTTCCCGTCGGATCATCGATAAAAATGCGCGTTGCCATAGATTTTTCTCATGCCGGAGGAGGGCGATTACATCGAGGTCATTCATGCTTTAGCCCCCTGCGATAAGATTGATATATGGCTACCCTTCGGGCGTTGGAGTGCCTTGTCGCGGTCGCGGACTCCGGATCGATCACGCAGGCCGCCCTGCTGCTGCATTCGTCGCAGCCCGCTGTCTCTCACCAGATCGCCTCCCTGGAACGCGAGGCCGGAACGATCCTGCTTCGACGCGAACCCCGGGGGGTCAAGCTCACTCCCGCGGGGCGTGCCGCCGTCGCGGATGCCAGACGGGCGATCGAGGCGGCCACCTCCGCGGTGCGGTCGGCACGTGCGGCGGGACAGGCGGCCGGAGGAGTGCTGCGGCTGGTCAGCGCGCAGAGCCTCAGCGTGGCGCTGCTCGCCCCGGTCATTCGCCAGTGGGACCGCCGCTACCCGGACGTGGCGATCACCCTGCGCGAGTCCACGTCGATGGACGAGGCACTCGGCCTCGTCGACTCCGACGAAGCCGATGTCGCCCTGTTGCCCACTCCCTCGTCCGACCGCTTCACGATCACTGCCGTCGCCGAGGAAGAGATCGTGCTGGCGACGCCCAGCAGCCACCCGCTGGCCCGGCAACCGGCCGTACGCCTTGAGGATCTTGAAGGGGCGCCGCTCGTTCACTTCGCACCGGACAACGGCCTCAGCGCCTGGCTCGACCAGTCCTTCGCCCGCGCCGGAGTCCGCCTGGAGACGGTGATGAGGACATCGGTGACCACCGCCGCACCACAGCTCGCGGCCGCCGGTCTGGGAATCGCCGTATGCCCCGTGAGCGCGGTCAGCGACGGCTTTCCGGGCGCCGTGCGGCCGTTCTCGCCGCGGTGGGTCAGGCAGTTGGTGGCGGTGACGTCCGGAGAACCGGATCCGCTCGTCGCACGATTCATCGGCAATCTGCGCAGTCACGGCGTGCGTGTGCCTCGCGGCGTGCGGACTCAGCTCGTGGAGGGTGGCGCGCCGGCTAGGACGCCAGGGCCGTCTTCCTGACCATCGCGGCGCGACCAACCCCAGCAGGCGAGTTCATCTCCGGCTCATCTTCGACAGGAAAGTCCCACGGCTGCCGCCGCACCTCCTCCCGACGTGCTTCCTCGCAGGTCAGGCAGGGTGCGGCGGCAGAGGCGGCCTCAGATGTCGCGGAGGAGACCAGCGAGCGCGGTGACCTGCTGCGATGGACCGTTGTAGGTGGCTGACCTGCGCACATTGTCTTTCAGTTGTTTCGCGCTGGTACCCGTTGATGCAGCCGGAAGTCCCAGAAGAGTCCCAGGGAACTCCCGGCGCCGACAGACACTCTTTCGGCTCTTGGTAGCGGGTGCGGGTGCGGGTGCGGGTGCGGGTGCCGGTGCGGTGCGGGCTGGTGCATGCCCGGGCGGCTGCGCCGTCGTTCCCTTGCGCGAGCCGGGCCGCTTCGCGGAAGGCCGACCCGTCGGGCCGGCCTTCCCGACCGGCCGGCTCAGGCAGCGGCGAGTTGCGGTTCCCGGACGCTCAGTCGCCCGCTACGGGCGAGCGCCGTGACGGATGCCGCGCACGTCAGTCCCGTGGCGGTCAGAACACACCAGACCACCCAGAGAGCGGCGTGGTCCTCGGCGAAATCCCAGAGGGCTCCGGTAGCGAGGTTGCCGAGGGTGATCCCGAGGCCGGAGACGGTGTTGTACAGGCCGTAGTGCGTGGCGACGAGGCGGTTGCCGGAGAGCGTGACGACGGTGTCCATCTCGAAGGGGTAGACCACGGCACTGCCGGCCGCGAGCAGCGCCACCGCTGCCACGAGGGAGGTAAGTACTGCGACGGTGCCTCCAGATGATGAGAGGGTCAGGGGCAGGAAGGCGAGCCCCATCGCGGTCAGCCCGCGGACCAGTGCCTGGGCGGGGGTCCAGCGCTTCTTCGCCCAGCCGGTGAGCCTGAGCTGTCCGACGATGGCGACTGCCGCCGAGACGACGAACAGCCCGCTGGTGACCCAAGTCCCTCTGGTGCCCAGCGCGTTGCTCGCGGCCAGAGGCAGGGCCAGGTAGACCTGGAAGGTCAGAACGTAGGAACCGATCATCGCGGTGGCGAAGAGGAGGAAGGGCCGGTTGGCCACCACAGTGCGCCATTGGGCCAGCACGTTGTCCGGCGCGGAGTCGGTGGTGGCGCTGCCGCGGGCGGGCAGTGACCGTGCCTGCAGGACGGTCAGGACGGCGAAGATCGCGGCGGCGACCGTGCACACGAGGCGGAAGTCGGCGGCCAGCAGGGCCAGTCCGACGACCGGGCCGAGCAGCATGCCGGACTGGTAGTAGACGTTGAAGGTGGCGAACGCGTCCACACGTCGCTCACCGACCTCGGAGGCGAGGTAGGCGCGGACGGCCGGGTTGAACAGGGCCCCCGCCAAACCGGTGGCCGCGGAGGCGGCGATCAGTGCGGGGAGGTTGTCGATCCAGCCAAGCAGGCCGAAGCCCACGGTGCGCAGCAGGCATCCGGCCATGATCGGGGCCTTGTAGCCGAAGCGATCGGCGATGGTGCCCCCGATGAGGAACATGCCCTGCTGGGAGAAGTTGCGCACGCCCAGGACGAGCCCGACCGCCCAGGCCGCCAGGCCGAGTCCGTCGGCGAGGTGGGCGGCCAGGTAGGGCATGAGCATGTAGAAGGCGAGGTTGATGGCGAACTGGTTGGCCATCAACAGCTGCGCGGTGCGCGGGAAGGAGCGGGTCTGCCGCCACAGGGCCTTCATCCTGCGGCTCCTGCCAGGCCAGCGGTGTCGGTGTCGGATCGGTGGGCTGGGGTGAGGGGGTCGGTGACGTGGGTGCAGCGCGTCCAGCGGGTCACGATCCTGTCGCCGGAGTGGGCGATTTCGTCCGGGTCGTCGGGGGGCAGGTGGCCCAGCAGGCCGTGGTCGCGGCAGTACGTGTCGTCGAAGACGGTGCCGACATACCTCTGCGGGCCGTCGGGGAAGACCGCGACGATGCGGTCCTCGGCGGGCAGGGTGCGGGCCAGCCAGCGGGCGACGAGCGCGACGGCGCCGACGCTCCAGCCGCCGGTGGCGTAGTGGTCGCGGGCCAGGCGGCGGCAGGCCCACACCGCTTCGGGGGCGGCGACCCAGTGGACCTCGTCGAAGAGGTCGTAGGCGACGTTGCGGGGGTAGATGCTGCTGCCCAGCCCGCGCATCAGGCGGTTCGCCGGGGGCTGGCCGAAGATCGTCGAGCCGGTGGTGTCCACGCCGACCACTCGCAGGCGGCGGAAGAAGCCACGCAGGACGGAGGCGATCCCTGCGGAGTGGCCGCCGGTGCCGACGGAGACGACCAGGGTGTCGATGCGTCCGAGCTGGGCGACGAGTTCGTGGGCCAGCGGGGCGTAGGCGGCCACATTGTCGGGGTTGTTGTACTGGTCCGGGCACCAGGCATCCGGGTGCGCGGCGAGGAGCTCCTCGACCCGTTGGCGGCGGGATTCCTGCCAGCCCCCGGTGGGATGCGGTGTGTCGACCAGGTCCACCTCGGCGCCGTACGCCGTGAGCAGGCCGGTCATCAGGGGTTCCATGCCGGGGTCGGTGACGACGGTGACCGGGTGGCCGTAGGTCGAGCCGGCCAGGGTCAGGCCGAGGCCGAGAGTGCCGGAGGTGGACTCGATGATGGGGGCGTCGGGCAGCAGTTGCCCGCGCTCGCGGGCCGCGCGGACCATGTGCAGGGCCGTGCGGTCCTTGATGCCACCGGGGTTGTGGCCTTCGAGCTTGGTCCAGAAGCCGCGTCCGGCGGCGGTGAAGGGGGTTCCGATCCACAGGATGGGGGTGTCGCCGACCAGTCCGGCCGGGGTGTGCAGGGGGCGCTTGGTATCGGCCAGCAGTTGGGCCGGTGAGGTGCGGCTTGCTGTGGGGGTTGTCCGGTTCATGGCGTGCTTCTCCCGCGGTCGGCGGTGTCAGGGGATGCCGGCCGTTGAGTGGTGGAAGGAGGTGGACAGATCGGGAGCCGTCACGCCCCGGGGCATGCGGGTGCCGTCCGAGGCTGCGGCTCAGGGGGCCGATCAGGTCCGCCACACGCCCAGTCGCGCACGCTCCTGTTGGACGGAGATGGGTGGGGAAGTCGCGTACCGCGATGGTTGGTCACCCGCGGGACCGGGCAGCGAGTCGGCCCGTTCGGCCGGAAGCAGAAGGTGGGCCGCTGTGGTGAACGTGATGTCACGCGGCGGCTGGGTTGTTGGCTGGTCCAGGTTCCGGCAATGCGATCCGCCGCCCTGGGTGGGGTCCAGGTCTCTGACAGTCGACGAGTCGCCGTCCGACGCCGCCGACTGTCCGCAGGACGCACTGGAGACGGCGACGATGGCATCCGCGCGGACGCTGCCCGCAGGGGCGGGACCGTGGGCGCAGGCCAGCACGTGCACGAGTACGGCCAGGAGCACCATGAGCGCCGCCCCGGACCATGGCACGGGGCGGCGCTCATGGCGTGCCGACCAAACCCTCATCATGACAAACAGTAATCGATCATGCACATAAAGTGCTCGTGAGGTGAAGGGTCCGGATTGCGGCCGGGTGGGCCTCAGCGCCTGCCGAGGCTCACCTGTGGCCGTGCCGAGCAAGGGGGAGCGGGGGCGCTGCATGTCACCGGTCACCGCAACAGGTGAATTGGTCGGTAGATGGGTCCATTCGAAGTGCGCGGGACCTTCCGCGCGGGTTTTCTGGCAGAAAGCGCGAGGAGATCAGATGCGGCAGACGACCAGCCCCGCCAGGCTCGCGGCGTGCCGCAGCCTGGGCGCCGTCGTTCTGCTCGCCTTCTTCGCGCTGCTGCACGCGACCTCAGCCCAGGGCCCTCACACCTGGCCGCCCTCGGACGGCTGCCGGCAGCGTGCCGCCGTCGTGAGGGAGCACACGTGTGATCTGACGCCGGCCGCCGTAGCGACCGGCCTGGGTGCCGACGAGCATCACGACGGGGACGCCTCGCAGTCCTGCGACGCCTCCGCCCCCGGACCGCGGCAGTCCGCCTATGTGTCCCCGGCGCACACGGTGGCCGGCACGGCTGCCGACACCGGGGCGGGCGGATCGGTGCACGGCGGGATGTCCGGTGCGGCGCGCTCCGTCGCCCCCGTCTCCCCATCGGCTGCCGTGTCCTTGGCGGCCGCCGAGGCGTCCGGTCCCGTCGCGGCGGTGGGGGAGGAGGTGGCCGTACTGGGCGCCGCGCTCTCGGTCGCCGTCGGGCCCGGGCCGACCGGCTCGGCGCCCGGGGCCGCGGCCTTCAGCTCCAGGAGCGCGGCGGGCTGCTCGGGCTCCATGCCGGCGAAGGCGCCGACGGCGTCAGCCGTTCCCGTCGGCGGGAGCGGTTTCTCGGCCGGGCTGGAACAAACGCGGGGCAGCGTGGCAGCCACGGTGTTACTCCAGCGGATACGCGGCGGAGAGCGAATCGGCCCCAAGGTGGACAGGTAGGTACACCCCAGGGTGGATACAGGCGCCTGGGCCAGAGGCGGCGACCTTAACCCCGGCCCGACGAACCCGCACCCCAAAGAAGGCGCGTCCCTCGGGTTACGTCGCGCTTGGGCAGGAAGCCTGCACAGATGCACGCCGTACTGCACGCACTGTCGATCGCCGGGTCCATGACCTGGGAGATCACCTGGGCCCTGATCCTGGGCTTCGCCCTGTCCGCCGTCGTCCAGGCCGTGGTCCGCAAATCCACCATCGTCGCCCTGCTCGGTGACGACCGGCCCCGCACCCTCGCCGTCGCCGCGGGGCTGGGAGCCGCCTCCTCGTCCTGCTCGTACGCGGCGGTCGCGCTGGCCCGCTCGCTGTTCCGTAAGGGCGCGAACTTCACCGCCGCGATGGCCTTCGAGATCGCCTCCACCAACCTCGTCGTCGAACTCGGCGTGATCCTGGCCCTGCTGATGGGGTGGCAGTTCACCGCCGCCGAGTTTATCGGCGGCCCCATCATGATCATCATGCTGGCCGTCCTGTTCCGGCTGTTCCTGCGCGACAAACTGGTGCGCCAGGCACGGGAGCAGGCAGAACGGGGCCTGGCCGGCTCGATGGAGGGCCACGCAACGATGGACATGTCCGTCCACCGGGAAGGCTCCTTCACCCGGCGCCTGTTCTCCCGGGAAGGCTTGACCTCGACCGCGCACGTCTTCGTCATGGAGTGGGCGGCGATCCTGCGAGACCTGGTGGTCGGCCTGCTCATCGCCGGTGCCATCGCCGCCTGGGTACCCGACTCGTTCTGGCGCACCTTCTTCTTCGACAGCCACCCACTCGCGTCCAAGCTGTGGGGCCCGCTCGTCGGCCCGCTGGTGGCCATCGCCTCGTTCGTCTGTTCCATCGGCAACGTGCCGCTCGCGGTAGTGCTGTGGAAGGGAGGCATCAGCTTCGGCGGCGTCGTGGCGTTCATCTTCGCCGACCTGCTGATCCTGCCGATCCTCAACATCTACCGGAAGTACTACGGCGCCAAGACGGCCGCCTTCCTCCTCGGCACCTTCTACCTCGCGATGGTCATCGCCGGATATATCGTCGAGTTCGCCTTCGACGGCCTCGGCCTGATCCCGGACCAGACCGATGCGAAAATCCCCATGGAAGGCATCAGCTGGAACTACACCACCTGGCTCAACATCGCCTTCCTCACCCTGGCCGCAGCCCTCCTCGTGCGCTTCGTGCGGACCGGCGGGCTGTCCATGCTCCGCATGATGGGTGGCTCACCCGACACCGGTCACGACCACCCAGGCCACACGCAGCACCCGCACGAAACGGGTGACGCCCACGGCGGGCACCACCACTGAAGAGGAAGAGGCGGCCTCCACCCGCGGGGGAGGCATCCGCCCGGGGCCGATCCGCGAGACACCGCGGACACGCCGAGCTCTCCTCGGTGCCGGCCCCGCGGGCGGACCGCATCGGCGAACTCACCGCGAGCGGGTCGTCCGAGTCGACCGGCGCGATCGCGCAGCCGGGCTGGTTGGTGGGCAGCGGTCGTGGAGGGCAAGTCGGCAGTGGCGGTGAGGGCGTACGGGCAGTACGCCGCCAGCTCGTCGGGCGGGAGGCCGCCCCGCACCTCCCCGTCGGCCAGCAGGCCCGTGAACAGTTCGGTGAGCCGCTGCTGCGCCGGGGCGATGTGGTCGCCGCGGTACAGCAGGGCGGACAGCTCGGTGGAGCCGGTGCGCCGACGGTGGTGGGAGAATGATCGCCTGCTCCAGCTCGCCGCATCTTCGCACCGCGGCCGCCTCCGTCTGTGAACCCTGAGCGGCATCGTACTTCCCCTTTCGGTGAATGCCATGAGCGGGAGCCCGATAGTGCTCCAGACGATGACCCCGATATCCGCTCTGGCAGGCGTGGCCTGGGGATTCTTCGCCTATGGGACGGAGCGAGTGGCGACGACTCGGCCTGCGGGATTCAGTGGCGCACGATGCTGAACCGGCTGCACGGGTACTCGCCCGGTCCCTGCACTTTCCGTCAGCCAGAGCAGGAGGTTTCCGATCATGAAGGCAGCCCGTTCCCTCCCCCTTCGCGCCGCGCTGGTGGCTGCTACAGCGGCGGCCGCGCTTCTCGTGTCCGCCTTCGGCGGCTACCACACCACCGGGGCCACTGCCACTCTCGGCGCCACTGCATCCGCCGAAGTGGAAACCCACGCCGACAAACACAATCAGGCCGACGTCACGTTCGCCCAGACGATGATCCTGCACCACCGCCAGGCGATCGCGATGGCGGAAATGGCCCGGACACGCGCCTCCTCCAGTGATGTCAAGGCCCTCGCGGTGAAGATCAAGAAGGAGCAGGCACCAGAGATCCGGACCATGGCCGGCTGGCTGAATGCCTGGGGTGAAAAGGTCCCACGAGGCAGGTACGCCATGCGCCACGGCCATCCCTCGGGCATGGCAGGCATGATGAACAAGAAGGAGATGCACGCACTGAACCGCGCCTCCGGCAAGTCCTTCGACACCATGTTCCTGACCATGATGATCAAGCACCACGAAGGCGCGGTCCAGATGGCCAAAGCCGAGAAAAAGCACGGTTCCTACGGTCCGGCCAAGGCACTCGCCAACCGCATCGTCATCACCCAGACCGCTGAAATCGCCCAGATGCGGAAGATGCTCCGGACGAGCTGACCCCGAGCCGCCGGGGCCGCTGATCGCCCCCACTGCGTGGCCTCTGGACGAGCCCGCCCTCCGGCGGACCCGTCCCTGCGGGCAGACGGGCGCGGTCAGGATTGGTAGGCCACCAGGGCCATCATCCCCGCCTCGCCGTGGTAGGCGTTGTGGCAGTGCAACAGCCATTGGCCGGGGTTGTCCGCGTCGAAGACGACGGACACCTTCTTCTTGGGCAGCACGATGGTGGTGTCCTTGCGCGGCCCGGTGCTGCCGAGTTGGTAGGTGTGGCCATGGAGATGCATGGGATGCCACATGTCGGTGGTGTTGACGAAGTCCAGCCGCACCCGCTGGCCCGCCTCGACATGCAGCGGACTCGCATCCGGGTTGTTCATGTCGAACCTCTTACCGTTGATGGCCCAGTTGTACTTGTCCATACCGCCGGTCAGGTCGATGCGGTGGACCCGGTCCGTCTTCTTCGGCGACAGCCGCACATCATCGGCGGCGCGCAGTTGGGACGCGCTCGTGATCAGGCCGTCCAGTTCCTTGGGCCGGACGGTCGGGGACGGCTTGCTGCCCGAGCCAGTGCGGATCAGCGCCATGGCGCTCGCCTTCTTGCCCTCGGCCAGCGCGACCAGGGGGAAGACACCGTCATCGAGGGTGACCAGGACGTCGTAGCGCTCCCCCATGCCGATCAGCAGCGCGTCAGTCTGATGGCGCTCGACGGGGTACCCGTCCGTGTGGGTGACGGTCAGCTTGTGACCGCCCAGCGCCACCCGGTACGCGGTGTCCGAGCCCGCGTTGACGATCCGCAGCCGTACGCGCTTGCCCGGCTTGCCAGTGTAGACGTCCGGGTCCTGCGGAACCCTTCCGTTGATCAGGTGGTAGGGGTACTTCACATCCCCCGCGTCGCCACCGAGGAGTTCACTGTCGGCGCCCATGAGCATGAACTTCATCGACATACCGCCGGTGGAGTCCGAGGGAGACGGCGACGGGCTCATGTCCATGCCGCCCATATCGTGGCCACCCGAGCTTTCAGGGCCGGGGCTGCTGCCGCCCATACCGCCCATACCGCCGTGGTCCATCCCGCCCATACCCTGCTTGAGCTCCGCGAATGCCTCGTCCGGGGTGCCGGTGACGCCATCGAGCCAGTCGTCGAGGACGACGACCCACTCATCGTCGTAGGACAACGGTTCCTTCGGGTCCTCGACGATCAGCGGGGCGTGCAGGCCGCGGTCGAGTTGGACGCCGACGTGGGGGTGGAAGAAGTACGTGCCGGGTGCGTCGGCGATGAAGCGGTAGGCGAAGGCCGATCCGGCGCGGACCGCCTGTTGGGTGGCCGGGGGGACGCCGTCCATGTCGTTGCGCAGGGCGAGGCCGTGCCAGTGAATGGATGTGATGGTCTTGCCCGGCAGCTGATTGTTCAGCTCGGCGGCCAAGATATCCCCGGCCGTAAGGCGGATCTCCTTACCCGGGGCCTGCCCGTCGAAGGCCCAGGTCCTGGCCATGACCCCGCCGCCCAGGTCGAGCCTGACGGGTGTGGCGGTCAGGCTTCGCTTCATCACCTTGCCAGTGGACGAGCGCTTCTTCTCCACGCGAGTGACCGCTGAACCAGAGGGACTGACCAGGCCGGGGGTACCGGCGGAGCCG is a window of Streptomyces violaceusniger Tu 4113 DNA encoding:
- a CDS encoding PLP-dependent cysteine synthase family protein, encoding MNRTTPTASRTSPAQLLADTKRPLHTPAGLVGDTPILWIGTPFTAAGRGFWTKLEGHNPGGIKDRTALHMVRAARERGQLLPDAPIIESTSGTLGLGLTLAGSTYGHPVTVVTDPGMEPLMTGLLTAYGAEVDLVDTPHPTGGWQESRRQRVEELLAAHPDAWCPDQYNNPDNVAAYAPLAHELVAQLGRIDTLVVSVGTGGHSAGIASVLRGFFRRLRVVGVDTTGSTIFGQPPANRLMRGLGSSIYPRNVAYDLFDEVHWVAAPEAVWACRRLARDHYATGGWSVGAVALVARWLARTLPAEDRIVAVFPDGPQRYVGTVFDDTYCRDHGLLGHLPPDDPDEIAHSGDRIVTRWTRCTHVTDPLTPAHRSDTDTAGLAGAAG
- a CDS encoding multicopper oxidase family protein gives rise to the protein MNSINRRSILLAGLGAAGTGALAACNNASGSAGTPGLVSPSGSAVTRVEKKRSSTGKVMKRSLTATPVRLDLGGGVMARTWAFDGQAPGKEIRLTAGDILAAELNNQLPGKTITSIHWHGLALRNDMDGVPPATQQAVRAGSAFAYRFIADAPGTYFFHPHVGVQLDRGLHAPLIVEDPKEPLSYDDEWVVVLDDWLDGVTGTPDEAFAELKQGMGGMDHGGMGGMGGSSPGPESSGGHDMGGMDMSPSPSPSDSTGGMSMKFMLMGADSELLGGDAGDVKYPYHLINGRVPQDPDVYTGKPGKRVRLRIVNAGSDTAYRVALGGHKLTVTHTDGYPVERHQTDALLIGMGERYDVLVTLDDGVFPLVALAEGKKASAMALIRTGSGSKPSPTVRPKELDGLITSASQLRAADDVRLSPKKTDRVHRIDLTGGMDKYNWAINGKRFDMNNPDASPLHVEAGQRVRLDFVNTTDMWHPMHLHGHTYQLGSTGPRKDTTIVLPKKKVSVVFDADNPGQWLLHCHNAYHGEAGMMALVAYQS
- a CDS encoding NADPH-dependent F420 reductase yields the protein MSDISIIGLGHMARVLGARALDGGNAVELIGRDAVKTADVVGALGRGATAGKIGAAPAGDIVILAVPATSAAPVVSRYGGALADKVIVDITNPFNPTATGLVTPDGTSLAQQIAEAAPASAQVVKAFNTVFGHVLAEDRPLDVFMAGDDAQAKASLAAFIESIGLRPLDTGDLKMAQWLEGAGLLMMGLGRHGVGNYGFSLGVSLPG
- a CDS encoding permease codes for the protein MHAVLHALSIAGSMTWEITWALILGFALSAVVQAVVRKSTIVALLGDDRPRTLAVAAGLGAASSSCSYAAVALARSLFRKGANFTAAMAFEIASTNLVVELGVILALLMGWQFTAAEFIGGPIMIIMLAVLFRLFLRDKLVRQAREQAERGLAGSMEGHATMDMSVHREGSFTRRLFSREGLTSTAHVFVMEWAAILRDLVVGLLIAGAIAAWVPDSFWRTFFFDSHPLASKLWGPLVGPLVAIASFVCSIGNVPLAVVLWKGGISFGGVVAFIFADLLILPILNIYRKYYGAKTAAFLLGTFYLAMVIAGYIVEFAFDGLGLIPDQTDAKIPMEGISWNYTTWLNIAFLTLAAALLVRFVRTGGLSMLRMMGGSPDTGHDHPGHTQHPHETGDAHGGHHH
- a CDS encoding DUF305 domain-containing protein; translated protein: MKAARSLPLRAALVAATAAAALLVSAFGGYHTTGATATLGATASAEVETHADKHNQADVTFAQTMILHHRQAIAMAEMARTRASSSDVKALAVKIKKEQAPEIRTMAGWLNAWGEKVPRGRYAMRHGHPSGMAGMMNKKEMHALNRASGKSFDTMFLTMMIKHHEGAVQMAKAEKKHGSYGPAKALANRIVITQTAEIAQMRKMLRTS
- a CDS encoding MFS transporter, with translation MKALWRQTRSFPRTAQLLMANQFAINLAFYMLMPYLAAHLADGLGLAAWAVGLVLGVRNFSQQGMFLIGGTIADRFGYKAPIMAGCLLRTVGFGLLGWIDNLPALIAASAATGLAGALFNPAVRAYLASEVGERRVDAFATFNVYYQSGMLLGPVVGLALLAADFRLVCTVAAAIFAVLTVLQARSLPARGSATTDSAPDNVLAQWRTVVANRPFLLFATAMIGSYVLTFQVYLALPLAASNALGTRGTWVTSGLFVVSAAVAIVGQLRLTGWAKKRWTPAQALVRGLTAMGLAFLPLTLSSSGGTVAVLTSLVAAVALLAAGSAVVYPFEMDTVVTLSGNRLVATHYGLYNTVSGLGITLGNLATGALWDFAEDHAALWVVWCVLTATGLTCAASVTALARSGRLSVREPQLAAA
- a CDS encoding LysR family transcriptional regulator, with the protein product MATLRALECLVAVADSGSITQAALLLHSSQPAVSHQIASLEREAGTILLRREPRGVKLTPAGRAAVADARRAIEAATSAVRSARAAGQAAGGVLRLVSAQSLSVALLAPVIRQWDRRYPDVAITLRESTSMDEALGLVDSDEADVALLPTPSSDRFTITAVAEEEIVLATPSSHPLARQPAVRLEDLEGAPLVHFAPDNGLSAWLDQSFARAGVRLETVMRTSVTTAAPQLAAAGLGIAVCPVSAVSDGFPGAVRPFSPRWVRQLVAVTSGEPDPLVARFIGNLRSHGVRVPRGVRTQLVEGGAPARTPGPSS